The DNA segment TCGCGGTGCAACACCGCAAACACCGACGACTCCGGCAACGCCCGCTCGCAAAACCGGTTCACCTCATCGAGCAGATCACCCTGACGTTCCGCCTGACCCAACGACATGGACCATCCCCAGGGAAGAAACCCATACCAGCAAGGACATTCTCCCCAACCCCACGCTCAGATCAGGGGACCGCCACGCGACGAAAGACACCACCCACCTAGGCCGGCTCGAGAGGGCATGTTCTCCCGTTCCGAGGCCCACGCCTCGCAGGAGGCCGCTGAGACTCGTCCACCGCCGGGCAAGGAAGACCTCCCTGGCGAAGCCTCATGGCCGCGAGAAGTGCCTCCACGGCCGTGTCGAGGGGCATATGGCGCGCGGGTCACCGTCGAGCGGAGGCCTCGCCGCTGATCCGGAGAAGGCGGCCCGAGCAGTCCCGCTCTTGGCGCACGGCGATGCGCGGCTCGGGGTTACGGACGTTGGCACCAGGTTGAACAGGGAGCCCTGGGTTGGGTGGCTAGCCATGACCTGGGACGATGGCGCCGATCTCGATGGACGGGCAGGCGGTGATTGGTGTGACCGACGTTAGGCGCGTCGCGATCTGGGGCAGCTGTGTCACGCGGGACGCGTTCGCCCTCGTCGATGAGCCGGAGGCCTCGGGTCCGAGGCTCGACCTGGTGTACTACGGTGCGCGGTCCTCCTGGGTCAGCCAGGGGTCAGTCCCCTGGTCCGGCGGCGTCGACATGGGCGACCTGTCCGGCTTCGGCCGCCGCATGGTGGCGGAAGACCTCGACAAGACCATCCCGAAGATGCTCGTCGAGTCCGCGCCGGACCTCGTCGTCTTCGACCTCATCGACGAGAGGCTTCCGCTGTTGAGGCAGGGCTCGACGTGGGTCACGCTCTCCGACTACATCATGCAAACACCAATGGCCGAACCGTTGAAGTCGCAGGCTGTCGAGCGCAGCGGGCTGAGCGATCCGCGACGCCGGAAGATGTTCGAAGCCAGCGCACGTGCTCTGGGCCCGCAGCTGCTCCGAGCCCTGCCTAAGGCGACGTTCATCCTGCATGCAGCCCCCTACACCACCAGGGTCGACGGCGGAGGACAGCTTCCGGAACCAGCAGCCGGCTGGGCCAGGGAGCTAGAACTGGGACAGCAGCCGCTGTTCGACCTGCTGCGCGAGTCACTTGGCCCGCGGCTGGTCGTCCTTACGCCGCCGGAGGAGCTCTCGGTTGCGGACCCGAACCACCGGTGGGGGCTGTCCAGTTATCACTACGCGGAGGGCTACTACCGCTGGCTGATTCGCGAACTGGTTGAAGTCCCCCTGGTTACCGCGGCCGAGACGTCCTTGGCTGATGCGCATCCTGGCTCGGAGTTCTTGTCGCGAATCGGTACCTTGCGCCGCCGAGTGTTCGGTCAGGGCGGCTGACGCGACCAGCGGGCTCGGGCCCTCACAGACTTGAAACGTCGACCTTCCCGAGCCGGCGGGCGACCTCGACGTCGGGGTGTCAGGCGACCTCGAGTGTCGCGCTGCGCCGGCTCTCCCGCTCAAAGTGGGTCAGGGCGAGGAGCCCGATCACCAGGTTGGCCAGCCCGACCGCAGCCTCGGTGGCCACGAGTCCGGCTACCTGTCCCCAGCTGGCCCCCGCCACCAGTGCTCTCGCCGCCTCGATGCCGTGGGTGAGCGGCAGGTACCGCCTGACGGTCGCCATCAACGCCGGCATCGACGACAGAGCCACGTTGACCCCGCAGAAGATGAGCAGCACGCCCATGGCGATGTTGGACAGCACCGAGGTCTCCCGCCCGCGAAGCGCCAGCGCGGCGGTGACCAGTCCCAGGCCCGTACACGACAACGCCGAGACGGACACGACGACGACCAACAACGGCATCGACGCCAGCGGTAACGACACGTGCAGGGCGAGCGCTCCCACGACGAGCGCCGGCGGCGAGCAGACCAGCCCGTTGACGATGACGGGGAGCGCCCGGCCGAGGAACAGGGGGACGCGCCTGGCCGGGCTGACCAGGAGCAGGCCCAGGGTGTGCGTGTAGCGCTCGCCACCGATCGTGTTGCCCATGGCGAACAGGCAGGGGATCGACGCGTACCGGATCGCGTTTCCGATGAGGAAGCACGTGTCGCTGCCGACGCCCGCCGTCCGCCCGACGTAGGCGAAGAACAGGATCTGGAAGACCGGCGTGACGACGAAGGTCGGGATGGGGATCCACGGGCTCAGTCAGCCGAACAGCGCCCGGTAGCTGGCCCAGCCGCCAAAGAGGAAGATCCGCAGCGAAGTCAT comes from the Actinomycetes bacterium genome and includes:
- a CDS encoding ABC transporter permease, coding for MSPWIPIPTFVVTPVFQILFFAYVGRTAGVGSDTCFLIGNAIRYASIPCLFAMGNTIGGERYTHTLGLLLVSPARRVPLFLGRALPVIVNGLVCSPPALVVGALALHVSLPLASMPLLVVVVSVSALSCTGLGLVTAALALRGRETSVLSNIAMGVLLIFCGVNVALSSMPALMATVRRYLPLTHGIEAARALVAGASWGQVAGLVATEAAVGLANLVIGLLALTHFERESRRSATLEVA
- a CDS encoding DUF6270 domain-containing protein codes for the protein MAPISMDGQAVIGVTDVRRVAIWGSCVTRDAFALVDEPEASGPRLDLVYYGARSSWVSQGSVPWSGGVDMGDLSGFGRRMVAEDLDKTIPKMLVESAPDLVVFDLIDERLPLLRQGSTWVTLSDYIMQTPMAEPLKSQAVERSGLSDPRRRKMFEASARALGPQLLRALPKATFILHAAPYTTRVDGGGQLPEPAAGWARELELGQQPLFDLLRESLGPRLVVLTPPEELSVADPNHRWGLSSYHYAEGYYRWLIRELVEVPLVTAAETSLADAHPGSEFLSRIGTLRRRVFGQGG